The genome window aacatgataataaaatatcgatataaatttttGGATTGTTTTTAATCTCCAAAAAGATGTTTTCCCAGCTCCATCATACGATGATTTCTGCATACTGTTAAAGCCCCACATTTCTTCAAAACAGAAGCAACATTTTCATCTGCTTTAACTAAATGGCACAAAAGATCTTCAAAAGCAAACTTTACATTTGGCTGAAGACttcctatttttattttcttgagaATCTCAATAATTTCTTCTGCCCAACCTGACTCAAGAGTAAATTGTGAAAGCCAAGGTATAACTTGTAATACCCCAGCCATTGTTTGCATTCCAAGAAACCATAGTTCCATAAGTTCCATCCATCGTTCTTTATATGACATAGCAACAACAAGTTCAGTGGGATCATTGCTTTCATCAATTATATATGCATCCCACAAAAATCTTATAGTAGCCTGAATATATCGACATATAGAAAAATCGTTTTTCTTGACACGTGTTGCCTGTTGCTTCAATAACAGTAATCCCAAAACTGCAAGATGACCATGCAATACTAAATTTTCAGGAATTTGTTTAAGTTCTGGgagattattgaaaataaattttaataaagaaataaatgttgGTGATTCTTCCACTAATTTTGCCTCTAATACAGTAATATTCATTAAAACATTGCACACAGAGACCATGGCCACCCTTGAATCTTTGATTGCTTCTGATACATGAAGGTCtaaatcttcttctttttctggtTCTTTCAATGCTTTTAATCTTTCTGATTTTGGTATTGGTGGCTTTTTATGATGAACAATTGTCCAATGGTAAGATAAACATTCGAACAGGACTTCCTCTTGTttgtgtttaattaaaatttttctagcATCTTCTTCTACAGCTAAATAGCACAATGCTGGTAATAAAAGCCTTAATAAATCAATTTCACTTAGAGGATCATGAGTAACTAGTTCTCCAGATGATGTTGCTTCATCACTTTTAATTTTAGCATTTGCTTTAGCCTTCTCtgacaattttctatttctgtGTGCATAAAATGTGTCATTGGCTACTGTTAATACATATGGTAAAACTGCATAAACTTGAGAACGCATAGCTGTTGTTTCCTGAGCAAGCCATGCTGCTAATACTCTTACCACagcacaaataaatattttttctttgacATCTGTTATTTCTTTCATCTTAGATACTGCTGTAAGTAAACCTATAATTGCAGCAAAGGCTCCCTTTAAAACAGTATATAATGactgtttttctttttggtCTAGGTCCAACTGATCATTAGTAATATATCCAagagaaatttcaataataataaagcAAGATGTAACTAAGTCTGCATTTGCCATTATAGTTTTTAATTGTTTTCCTTCCACTTGCATTCTAACTTCTATAGATGCCAATTgaatcaataataataaaaatacttttggTTTTTCTTTATCTAATAAAGTCCATTCTGCTCCTAATAAATCTAACATGACAGAAGCAAGTTTTAGTGCTGGATCACGTTGGTTTTTGCCTATCTTTGATCCAAGAATATCAGATAAAGCTTTATGAATGCTAGAAGGCCAAGATTCTTCTTTAGCAGTTTCACTAATTATGTTTTTTCTGCAGGACATTAGTAAAGCTTGCAAAATTGtacataattgaaattttctttctgtATGATCTGTTTCAAAATCTAATGCAATcttgtttataataacatggaAAGGTGCAGTATCTGTTGCATCCCATGCTTCTGGACCAAATCTCTGAACTAAAGTAACTAAAATGTTCAAAGCCTGGTCTGTCTGAAAGCTTTTTTCTGAATAAATATCACACATTTTTGTAATTGCTTTCTGTTCAAGTAAAACTTGTTGTCCAGGAGAATATTGTGCGATATTTTGCAAACAGGTATATGCTTCACTAACAATAATTAACATATTATCATCTGCATCTTCATCAGCTTGCGATATAATTTCAAGTAATGCAGGTATATGAGTAATCATGTCAGGATGAGAAGCTAATTCTGATTCTCCACAGAATGCAGAAAGTATAGACAATGCTACAGACTTATATACTTGTGGAGGACAATCCACAGGAACGACTTGTGTAGATAATAATTTTGCTAGAAATTTTTTTCCAATAGCTTCAAATAACACTTTTTTTTCTGCTACTGTACAATCTTTGCTATCCACCAATTTTGTTATCATAAACAATGCAGCAAATTTTTCTGAATCAGTTTCAACAGACttcaaaatagtttcatattttttcacGTTCTTTGAAATACTCATGGTTGTAGTTTATGTTgttataatttaaagaaaagaaatatctatttttataatctacaagtatttttctacttttattttttctcgtaTGATGGCAAACTTTTAGATGCAATTCACAAACAATTCCAGAATTTTGATATTTACTCAGCAGTATTTAACAAAGATTCACTGAGATTTGCATCTTTCACATGTCACAGCTAAAAGCCAACTGGCAGTACTCCCAGATCAAGCCCCTTAAAACTAGCCTTGCCCTTTGACACACTCACTTAGTCAGACAGAAATAAAGTTGTACTATCACAAACATTAATTCCACAAACATGTGTACAATAacattaaaatatgaattattttcaatacaaGGTTAGCAACGTCCttcaaagaattattttattttactgtaGAAATATGATATATTAACTGCTTATGTTAAGTTttgtattaaagaaaataacataaaaagCTGTTTAGAATAACCACATTTTACAGAATTTCAttggaaaagaattttgaatgtACACATAATTCTACCATTCTACCATAACCTTCTCCACATGATATAGCATGTGAATGTAATAGTACAATTAACTGGTATCTTAAGATCGTGAATCGTGAATATCTTCAGTAACGTGCTTACACGCTTTTTCTACGTTCTGTTGAGCGTCTGGACAGTGCAGTAGGATCGGTCGAAAATAACCGTCCGAGAGAAAGCACTATATCAGGGAGTCAGCTCGTATTACACAGAAGCTTCTATTTTCGTACCATCTTCGTATCCAAACGGAATTGAAAGATTAAacgtaaatgtaaatgtaattactacgagatacttttttttttaaacagtaAAAGAAGTACcacagaaaaacaaaaaaatatgtataaaattataagtaaattagcAATATGAGCgacttttcatttaatttcgaGAGAAAGATTAACTACGGTTTTCGCGCACTctctaagaaagacatacacacacatatgtatTTCCAGTATTTAACCAATACTAACCGTTTATATACACGCATAcggtttttaatattaatataatttcaaatattttagcgTACCTTTCGACATGTTTGATTGTCGCCCTTTCTAGTCTCGATGAGAGTATTGTCCAGATCAAAGAACACAGCGCTTATAGATATATTGGATGAACAAAAATGCTTCTCATGCAAAGTCGCCATTGTCATTGGAAAAGTAAATCTGTTGTTAATTCGATGATAATTCAACAATGTTTCAATGAAGAGTCGCGCATAAAAACATATAATGTTCATATAACGGTCTCCTTCTGAAAACACTCTAAGgataaatatacaattattttaatggTCAGATGTCAGAACAGATTATATCTGTCTTGTCTCGACCTGATGCTTTTCGTTCCTGTCCTGTCCTGACCTTTTCCTCTTCCTTGATTTCTTCTCGAATGAAGAGACATCTTTAATAGAAATTGATATTGATCGTCGATAAATGCGTGATCTAACTTTtatgtgtatttatatttgtgTACATAATTCTACAGATTTAGagttaatgataaataaaagttttcttgttttcatccatttatttctttttacataattattaatatatttatttcaaataacagGTATCGATACTAACACAATTGTTAAATACGATATTGAAGATATTGAATAAATTGGATTTTAGTACAAACAAAATTACGAATaagttattataaattatatattttatataataacatattataattttagtgctaaatattacgttatttatataaataaaaagcaatgATAAATAATGCAAATCGTGTAATTTAAAGACACTGTAATATTGATGGCGCCAAAGTTAACATTTGTTTTTCGGTTTTTCAGgtatattatatcttattaAAAAATGACAGCCATGGCAGCCACAGCTACTCTTCAAGGAGATgaagaatttgaagaatataATCCACaagcaaaattaataaaaacccTGGAAGTACGTTGATTCTTTAACCTGTATCATattctttttcctcgttttcttaatgtttgtatgaaataatttatatcatttacaaaattaaatttaatatttaataactgtGTTACTTGTTCAGGGAAATGGCATAACAGCAGGAGATGTAAAAAAGCTGGAAGAAGCTGGCTACTATACTGTGGAAGCTGTAGCCTATGCTCCAAAAAAGTGTTTAATTGCTATCAAAGGTATCAGTGAAGCTAAAGCAGATAAAATTTTACAAGAAGCTTCTAAACTTGTTGTAATGGGATTTAAGAGTGCTACTGAAATTCATCAAACTCGTTCCAATATTGTTTTTGTAACAACTGGTTCTAGTGAATTGGACAGACTATTAGGCGGTGGTATCGAAACGGGTTCTATTACAGAAATATTTGGAGAATTTAGATCAGGAAAGACTCAATTATGTCATACGCTTGCTGTGAATTGTCAATTACCGATAGATATGGGTGGTGCAGAAGGAAAATGTCTTTACATAGATACAGAAGGAACTTTTAGACCTGAAAGATTAATTGCTGTTGCTGAAAGATATAAGATAGCAGGGGATTCTGTATTAGATAATGTGGCATGTGCTAGAGCTTATAATACAGATCATCAAACTCAATTACTAATTCAAGCTAGTGCTATGATGACAGAATCTAGATATGCATTATTGATAGTAGATAGTGCAACTGGTTTATATAGAACTGAATACTCTGGAAGAGGAGAATTAGCTGCTAGACAAATGCATTTAGGTAGATTTCTCAGAATGTTGCTCAGATTAGCGGATGAACATGGTGTTGCTGTTGTTATAACCAATCAAGTTGTGGCACAAGTTGATGGTGCAGCTAGTATGTTTGGTGGTGACCAAAAAAAGCCAATTGGTGGTCATATTTTAGCTCATGCAAGTACTACAAGATTATATTTACGTAAGGGTAGAGGTGAAACTAGAATATGTAAAATCTATGATTCACCCTGTTTGCCTGAGAGTGAAGcaatgtttgcaataaatgcaGACGGTATTGGTGATGTCAAAGAATAATACTATATTTTTCTCCTTTAAATACTTatgtttataaaagaaattatttcaagatGCGTTTTCCAGAAGatataaaatagtatttttatttaattaatgacGCTCTTTAAGGatatataatttgttttattatacaaaaatattgaataagtagaaaatattgtTATATGATTATTGCGCAACATATGAtctaataaatctaataaaaaatatcaaatgcaTAAAATAAGACAGGAAATactaaatgtataaagtaacatcaaatatatagtagtaatttaatttgtttatatttttttaagtaaatatgtacattgtagaaagaataaattatatatttgaaaatttcaagaaGTTGTTTGCGACCTACCTCAATAAACGGCAAACTTTTAGTGAATATAAGAACTAGATTATCTAGGAAATTTTGGTAATCGTTTTTATattaggaaatatatataataaattaatacgtaacagacaacttttcaataataaatagttCAATtgtgtatatagatataaaaaaaaatagttaGTTGCTTTTGCATAAATTGCAATGTTTAAATTGCACCGCGAAAGAAATATATTGCAGATGTGGCCATTTTATCGACAGAAGATTGTTTCACAAACCGTgcttaaatattttctacggtTTTTTTCATTTAACATTAGTATTAGGGAAAGAAGAATTGGATTTATAATTCTAAATACGGATAAAAACGTTAAgcttttaagaaataattttgtttcaagGTTGGTTATATGTAGCGCCACTTTTATTTCACAAGATAtgcatacgtatacatatagcgtatatatgtataaaaggaCAAAATTTTCACTTTAATTTCCTTCTTAATATTTCTGTAGAATGTTATAATTGCAAAAAAGATTTCAGAATTTATTGATTTAATGattgtgttttattttcatatatacataaatttatatataaattctatagTGTAATCAATAAATCTATTGTTTTACTTTGCATTCCAGTGTGAAattattatctacaaaaatgagTGAAGATATTTCCTTGTTTACTTTACCGAATAACCAACCAATAATTGCTTTAGAATGTGATACTGCATTTAATGcattaacaaaaaaagaaaaattatatgcacATTATTTAAGTCAAGCTGCATGGAATGGTGGTCTTATTGTATATGTACAAACTTCCCCAGAATCACCATTATTATTTGcccttttacataaaattttctTATCTGAAACAATAAATGAATTGAAAAATTCTGCATTTAATGCTGGTGTTAATGAAGATGAGTTCACAgtaagtttatttataatatatggaatagtaattttaatttttaaaaatagttcttaacattaattatacaattatattatacttttaggCATTTTTAGTATATTCTTGTGGAATCTTTGCAAATGCTGGTAATTATAAATCTTTTGGTGACAGCAAAATAATACCTAACTTGCCTAAGGATAAATTTGAAgccataataaaaatttcaaaggcATATGAAAATAATCCCAAAGACATTGAAgaaatttggaataaaattcaaaatataatatattctacaGAAGGAAAATTAAAATCTTTGGGATTAGGTGAAAAAGGAGTTACAACTTATTTTTCTGCTAATTGTACAGACAAAGATGCAGAATTAGTTAATGATTTTATGCAAAATAAAGGACTAGAATCTTATAATGCCAGATGTTTTAAAATAGCAAATAAACAAAACGATTCTGAAGGTTCCAAAAACATAGATATATATGAAATCAGATTAGCTTCTGTGGAGATCAATGATAATCCTAATATTACATTGTCAGAAGaagtatttaaaaatgcaaGGTTTAAAATTACAAGAGGAGACTATAGCAAACTTTTGATTCCAGTTGTTGATAATATTcaaaaagcaaaagaatatGCTGCAAATGAAACTGAAAAGagtatgttaaataaatatatacagcaTTTCAAGACAGGATCTTTACAAGATCATAAAGATGGGTCTCGTTTGTGGATTAAGGACAAAGGGCCAGTTATAGAAACTTATATTGGTTTTATTGAAACCTATAGAGATCCAGCAGGTCAGAGAGGGGAGTTTGAAGGATTTGTAGCAATGGTAAATAAAGAAATGTCCAAAAAATTTGCTACATTAGTAAGTAATGCAGAAAAATTTATACCAAAGCTTCCTTGGGCCAGAGACTTTGAAAAAGATGAATTTCTAAGGCCTGATTTTACTTCATTGGATGTTCTAACATTCTCAGGATCTGGTATCCCTGCAGGTATAAATATTCCAAATTATGATGAAATTAGGCAATCAGAAggatttaaaaatgtttctttggGTAATGTAATTCCTGCAAATATGAAATTAGGTGTACTGCCATTTGTATCTGAACATGATCAAACTCTAATGAATAATTATAGAGTTGCTAGCTTTGAAGTACAAGTTGGTTTGCATGAACTTCTTGGTCATGGAACAGGTAAATTATTGAGGAAATTAGAATCTggtttatataattttgatatgGGAAAAGTAAAAAATCCTTTTACTGGAgaaccaataaataaattttttttacctGGTGAAACATATGATTCAAAGTTTGGATCAATGGGATCTTCTTATGAAGAATGCAGGGCAGAAGCAGTTGGATTGTATTTATCTTTAGAGAAAGATATACTGAGTATATTTGGACATGAGAATTCTGAGGCTgatgatataatatatgttaatTGGTTATCTTTATTATGGACTGGTTGTGCAAAAGCTTTAGAAATGTATCAACCATCTACTAAGAAGTGGCTGCAAGCTCATTCTCAAGCAAGATATGTCTTACTTAGAGTTTGTTTAGAAGCTGGCAATGATTTTGTTAATGTTGTAGAATCTGAGCCAGggaagaatttattattaactgTTGACAGAACAAAAATTTTGACAGTTGGTAAAAAGGCGATTGGAGAATTTTTAACTAAATTGCAAATTTATAAAAGTACAGGTGACATTGAAGAAGCCAAAAAAATGTATGACAAATATAGTGAGGTACCCGAAACGGGTCCACATCCATGGGCACATTGGAGAGATATAGTTTTAGCTCACAAAGAACCACGAAAGATATTTGTACAATCTAACACAGTTGTAAATGGTCTGTATTCatataattatgtacatttattataaattcttataatattattaatttatgtatcATGGTACAGGTGAAAATGAAGTACAATTGAAAAACTATGAACCCAATTTTGCTGGAATGATTCAGTCTTGGATAGAAAGATTCCCTTCTGCAGATGTTTCACAAACACTTATCGAACTTGCAGAAAAAGACAAACAACATTTTACACTAGAAAAGTAATCAACTATTTAATACTAACATTGGctagaaaagatattttttttattatgtatactgtaatgtttatatatgtatatatggatAAAAaccatatatataattatgaaaaaaatgGTTTATTGGATTTTTAAGTACTCTAATGAATAAGCAtgtgaaaatatcaatatttatgcATATAACTATcctaataacatgaaatatatttgtaaaattatacaaacgatataaagttgtttttattatttattgtatatttcgTGCGAATCACATATTCATACATTACTTTTCTTGAGAAAAATTTGTATGGACCGCGTTATGATTTTGCATACCATTTAGTATACTTGAATATACAGTATGTTTTCTTTACACTATATACCATTCATCATTCGTAACTGTAGATTCTAACTCGCCTGGGTACTGCAGAGTACTACGCATGTATATTGATTTGTTAAATTGGCGGGAAAAGCCTAAAGAATATTAGTTTGTGTAGTAAAATGGTGTCAGAAGAATCGTTAATTCTGTGCTTTTCTAATTTAGGTTGTGATATTTCCGATAAATCCGTGATCGATAAATGTAAGTTACTTATGGACTTATTGTGTAAATGCAAGATATTTATTCTTAACCTATACGAATTTCCtaattagtaatttattaaaaGCATCATTTGATCCGAGACAGACATATTCTCTATATTTGATGATATATTCGTATTTGATTGCATTATTTGtactgttatatatattttataaatatgtgttAAACAATtctgataaattttataacattttggaatatttatactatatatcattgTAATATGTACACATTTATGTAACTTagcaaaatatgtttatatatatagaattttgtcagatatttttaatatttatattcgttctttgtcatttatataaaatatattaatatattacttttatttaatatatctttaaagaatttttttgaATAGGTATTCAGCTATGTCATGATTATAACATAgatgaagaaaaatttgtagaattatGGGTAGCATATACAATTCCACATTCCTTAGATATTGATCCAACAATAAACAATCTTATTAAGTTTGAAAAGGAAGATTTAGAAAAAAACAATAAATGTTCTTTAGACGTTCCTACCCAAGTAGTATCAAATATACATATTGATATACAGTCTAATACAGAAACTACGTATCCTTTCATGTGTTTTTATTAGTAACAAATTTAGCAATCACTTATATTCTTACGTCTTTAAGTTCATGTGATTTTCAAATGTTATTCTTACATCTATTTATTGCATATAATAGTGGTAAGAATGTTTTGGATATATACAGCAGTGGAGAATGCCCTACATTAAAGGTAAGctttcattttaatcattttttaattagtcatattttattacataaaatttagtatatataatttgacataatatatatatatatatattttaatactaattatttataaatattttcaccaATTAAGCaatgttagaaatatttaacataCAGTCTATTGTAAAAAAGGAtgaaaatatgttttaatattcttcatcaataattatttttacatttataatatttttcgtcGAATTTTGAGCAGACTATTTTGAGTTCAAAAATTACTCGTTCTCCTTATTCTTTCTTTCAAGAGGGAAGGTCTCTACCCTTGTAATGGTCTTTCGACATTGTTGCCAGATTTATCAAAGTATTCTTTATAAATTAGATGTctaaaattattacatataaccaaattttgttataaaattttatttacattttagaatgattttaatttattctaattaaaaatattcataaatattttgtctcttaataaaaatatttagtttGAAAATATACATCCTATACTGTCGTTAGAATAGAAGTCTAACAATTTTGCTAATAGATTATAATTATGAATGTCCTATATTGCAAGacatacgatattttataatcttaaaACGTAGTTTCCATAAGTGCTTCTGTGCATATAATGTTGTGTAAGTGTTATGTTTTGTAAAGTGTTGCGAAAAAAATGTCCAACCTTTTTAATGCAACACAacacgtaataaatattttttaaacatagttttttagaaaatttttgtattatatataggaaaaatctattttatattgaaCCTCAACCTTGGCAGTGTAATGATTTACATCGCTTTGGCAACACTGTCTCACATTCTTTATGGTCGATCTATGGTCTATAGTAGCAATGACGTAAGGTTTCTACCTGAGGATCTTATTCTTTATAGAACGTTTGGAATTGTACTTTACAAAGTTATACGAAGTAGACAAAATTTTAGATTTAAGTTActgtcatattttttatttattagtacGCTCAACTCGATTGCAAATTTTGACTTCAAATTTATGTTAACAAATACACATAGAAGGTtacatgtaatttttaatatataagaaGAATACCGTTTAaactttattctatttttttatttttatcatatttaaaaTTGATTATTATCAACATTAATAAAATCTGGTTCCTTTTCAATTAGCAAAATAAATTAGAGGTATAACAGTAATGTcttcttaaatttttatttcaaagtagaaCTTTTCTTCTTATGAACTTactgtttcattttattattttactttttttgttAATGTAAGTTCAAGGTATATCTTAGAAGGTTTTAACATATTATTGTATCATTTTAAGCAACTTATACAATAGTTaagttttattctttataatgttttattttacttctaacatatttcttttttataaaaatatagaaaatcttACGAGATTACAATATTGTCATTGGCAGTCCTACCATTTATTGCAAATCAGAACATCGTGTTATTTATTATGCTTACTATTGATGCTTAATGTTAACAGTAGTGAAATTTCCGATGCTATTTCGCGGCAGGTGGTTTCTTGTCCTGAAGCGCTGTTGTAGGATCTTGTTGAAGCACCATAATTCCCGCCACAAAAATCGTCCAGGTAGATCGCCGCCATTATCCCCTCCTCTTCTTTCCCAGTCTCCCACAAAGGACACTCTTCGAAGGAGGGGAATGTTGGAATGATTCTTATTGGTAGAAAAAGGATAGTGTGCCTTCTCATATCGTATAGAGAGGGATTCTCCTTCCATCTAAGAAAGCTGACCAGATTTCTTCAGAGGGTACGATTTCAGTTTTCAAGGACCCAGACTCCATTATCATCCTGATGCGCGCGTGCGTGCACGCTTACAGAATTTCTGAACAAAGCGTTGTATCTTTCGTTTACTCTTATGCTTCAGTTCTCAAGTTGTATTGAAATTTACGGGTTGTAGTTTGCTAAATAATTGATTTGTTCGTGTACTAGGCAGTTAtagttgatatttttaaaaaattattcgttacGATGAGATATCTCGATGGCGTCGAATCGAGACGCTACCGCTTGCCTGTCAGCGAAGTCACGAGGAGTCGGAGTGTATTATTCAGTGATTTGCCGGTTAACCGTGTATTTTACAGTCTATATGCAAGCTGTAAATTGTGTGTAAATTTTGTTGtgaaatagtaaataatttgtGCATAATAGTATTATACGAGCGAGTGTAGTGTGTATTATATGTTGAAATGGTCGAGTAAAGCGTCAGCCATTATGGAATTCGGTTTGAGTGAATTTCATACTCGAAAGTCATTCCGccaatcgtataacgtttcgcgTCATAATGACCTGTTGCTATTGTTATTGTTGCTGTTATTGTTTATTCAAGTTTTTTTCACTTCTCCTATCATTTCATACCATACAGTTCCATATTTATTGCAGAAATGTGCCAGATTGATTGCACAGAATCGGAAAAGTTGTTCATTACGTATAAAGGTTGTTTATTCACATTGAATTTATCATTAGATGTCGTTACAAGAAATATGAGATAAATGTATTTGCTAACATTAGGAAGGTTTACGGATAACCTTATTCACATTGATACACATgcttgtacatatatattatatgtaataaaaacagTGCTGTAtatgagaaagagaaagaagatcgATTGTCGTTGTGTGCGTACACGCGAATGTCGTCGACCGTTCGTTGGTCGAGAGTTCTGAGCGTCGCGTCGCTACAACCTGTTGCTTCAACTCAGTTGCATGCTTCTTTAGATCTACTTCTTTCttcatatatacattttactttatatatatatactttcttGTCAAATAATattctgtatatatgtatatcctcACAAATGtacatgatatttttatatgaatataaattcaCATAGGATAGTTTTTTGAAGTTGCACCTAATCGTTGGTAATTCTACACTTTCCTGTTATatactgtataaaatattttttcttttttagatatttttaatcaGGAGTATTGcacataattatttttgttatcgcGTTCCGCCTATCTAAAAGTCTGCAAGATttgtataaataagtaaattgtTGGTTTAATAAGATTAAATTGCGTgtaaattataacaaaattttagcTTCCTTAAGCGACACTTGGTTCAAAGATCTGT of Bombus terrestris chromosome 5, iyBomTerr1.2, whole genome shotgun sequence contains these proteins:
- the LOC105665758 gene encoding neurochondrin homolog, encoding MSISKNVKKYETILKSVETDSEKFAALFMITKLVDSKDCTVAEKKVLFEAIGKKFLAKLLSTQVVPVDCPPQVYKSVALSILSAFCGESELASHPDMITHIPALLEIISQADEDADDNMLIIVSEAYTCLQNIAQYSPGQQVLLEQKAITKMCDIYSEKSFQTDQALNILVTLVQRFGPEAWDATDTAPFHVIINKIALDFETDHTERKFQLCTILQALLMSCRKNIISETAKEESWPSSIHKALSDILGSKIGKNQRDPALKLASVMLDLLGAEWTLLDKEKPKVFLLLLIQLASIEVRMQVEGKQLKTIMANADLVTSCFIIIEISLGYITNDQLDLDQKEKQSLYTVLKGAFAAIIGLLTAVSKMKEITDVKEKIFICAVVRVLAAWLAQETTAMRSQVYAVLPYVLTVANDTFYAHRNRKLSEKAKANAKIKSDEATSSGELVTHDPLSEIDLLRLLLPALCYLAVEEDARKILIKHKQEEVLFECLSYHWTIVHHKKPPIPKSERLKALKEPEKEEDLDLHVSEAIKDSRVAMVSVCNVLMNITVLEAKLVEESPTFISLLKFIFNNLPELKQIPENLVLHGHLAVLGLLLLKQQATRVKKNDFSICRYIQATIRFLWDAYIIDESNDPTELVVAMSYKERWMELMELWFLGMQTMAGVLQVIPWLSQFTLESGWAEEIIEILKKIKIGSLQPNVKFAFEDLLCHLVKADENVASVLKKCGALTVCRNHRMMELGKHLFGD
- the LOC100644962 gene encoding DNA repair protein RAD51 homolog A, with the translated sequence MTAMAATATLQGDEEFEEYNPQAKLIKTLEGNGITAGDVKKLEEAGYYTVEAVAYAPKKCLIAIKGISEAKADKILQEASKLVVMGFKSATEIHQTRSNIVFVTTGSSELDRLLGGGIETGSITEIFGEFRSGKTQLCHTLAVNCQLPIDMGGAEGKCLYIDTEGTFRPERLIAVAERYKIAGDSVLDNVACARAYNTDHQTQLLIQASAMMTESRYALLIVDSATGLYRTEYSGRGELAARQMHLGRFLRMLLRLADEHGVAVVITNQVVAQVDGAASMFGGDQKKPIGGHILAHASTTRLYLRKGRGETRICKIYDSPCLPESEAMFAINADGIGDVKE
- the LOC100644845 gene encoding dipeptidyl peptidase 3; translated protein: MFKLHRERNILQMWPFYRQKIVSQTVLKYFLRFFSFNISIRERRIGFIILNTDKNVKLLRNNFVSSVKLLSTKMSEDISLFTLPNNQPIIALECDTAFNALTKKEKLYAHYLSQAAWNGGLIVYVQTSPESPLLFALLHKIFLSETINELKNSAFNAGVNEDEFTAFLVYSCGIFANAGNYKSFGDSKIIPNLPKDKFEAIIKISKAYENNPKDIEEIWNKIQNIIYSTEGKLKSLGLGEKGVTTYFSANCTDKDAELVNDFMQNKGLESYNARCFKIANKQNDSEGSKNIDIYEIRLASVEINDNPNITLSEEVFKNARFKITRGDYSKLLIPVVDNIQKAKEYAANETEKSMLNKYIQHFKTGSLQDHKDGSRLWIKDKGPVIETYIGFIETYRDPAGQRGEFEGFVAMVNKEMSKKFATLVSNAEKFIPKLPWARDFEKDEFLRPDFTSLDVLTFSGSGIPAGINIPNYDEIRQSEGFKNVSLGNVIPANMKLGVLPFVSEHDQTLMNNYRVASFEVQVGLHELLGHGTGKLLRKLESGLYNFDMGKVKNPFTGEPINKFFLPGETYDSKFGSMGSSYEECRAEAVGLYLSLEKDILSIFGHENSEADDIIYVNWLSLLWTGCAKALEMYQPSTKKWLQAHSQARYVLLRVCLEAGNDFVNVVESEPGKNLLLTVDRTKILTVGKKAIGEFLTKLQIYKSTGDIEEAKKMYDKYSEVPETGPHPWAHWRDIVLAHKEPRKIFVQSNTVVNGENEVQLKNYEPNFAGMIQSWIERFPSADVSQTLIELAEKDKQHFTLEK